CCTTGCTCACGGGTGGTTCACTTCCTGGTGCGCCCGGTCCTCGTGGGCCCGGGGGACGTGCAGGGCTCGGTCCGCACCACCCTGGTGAGTCGGGGCACAGACCGAGACAGCAGCTTCCCAGACATGGGCCTGTCTCCGCGGTGGCCCAGGTCACAGAGCGTTACTTCTCACACGATCAACTCAGCGTCCACACGACGTTCACCACAGGTTTCACAGCGTTGGTGAGACAGCGATACTGCTGCACATGACCACCGACGTCGGGGACACGCCCCTCACCATCGACGAGCTGGCCGCCCGGGCGGGCGTCACGGTGCGCACCGTCCGCTTCTACGGCAGCAAGGGCCTGCTGCCGCCGCCGGTGATCGGCCCGCGCCGGGTGGGGCACTACGGGCCGGAGCACCTGGCGCGGCTGGCTTTGATCGAGGAGCTGCAGCGGCAGGGCATGACGCTGTCGGCGATCGAGCGCTACCTGCGCCGGCTGCCCGCGGACCTCTCCCCGCACGACCTGGCCATTCACCGCGCGGTGGTCGCCTCCTGGGCGCCGGACGAAGTGGAGACGGTGTCCCGGGAGGAACTCGGGCGACGGGCGGGACGGGCGCTCACCGACGAGGACCTGGAGCGGCTCGCGGCGATGAACGTGGTCGCCGCGGCGGAGGACGGCGCCTTCCGGGTCGACTCCGGGCTGCTCCGGCTCGGCGTGCAGCTGCTGGACGTGCCCCTGTCGCAGGAGGCGATCCTCGCGGCGCGCAAGGTGCTCGTCGAGCACTCGCGCGCCGCGGCTCACGAGCTCTCCCAGCTCCTGCGCGGCGAGGTCGCCGAGCGTGACGCCCGGGACGTGAGGTCGCTGTCGGCGCACATGCACCCCTTGGTGGTGCAGGCGCTGCTGACGACGTTCCAGCGGTCGCTGCGCGAGGAGCTGAGCGAGTGGATCACCCGGTCAGGAACGGGCTGAGTCGGCGAACACCTCCCCTTTCCCGGCCTTCTCCACGAGCAGCGCCGGCGGGGTGAACCGCTCGCCATAGCGCTCGGCCAGCTCACGCGCGCGTGCCACGAATCCGGGCAGGCCGCCTTCGTAGCCGTTGATGTACTGGAGCACACCGCCGGTCCAGCCGGGGAAGCCGATGCCGAAGACCGACCCGATGTTGGCGTCGGCGACGGAGGTGAGGACGCCCTCCTCCAGGAGGCGCACGGTGTCCAGCGCCTCGGAGAAGAGCATCCGCTCCTGCATGTCCCGGAACG
This genomic interval from Streptomyces sp. NBC_00557 contains the following:
- a CDS encoding MerR family transcriptional regulator, giving the protein MTTDVGDTPLTIDELAARAGVTVRTVRFYGSKGLLPPPVIGPRRVGHYGPEHLARLALIEELQRQGMTLSAIERYLRRLPADLSPHDLAIHRAVVASWAPDEVETVSREELGRRAGRALTDEDLERLAAMNVVAAAEDGAFRVDSGLLRLGVQLLDVPLSQEAILAARKVLVEHSRAAAHELSQLLRGEVAERDARDVRSLSAHMHPLVVQALLTTFQRSLREELSEWITRSGTG